The Maylandia zebra isolate NMK-2024a linkage group LG4, Mzebra_GT3a, whole genome shotgun sequence genome includes a window with the following:
- the cyth1a gene encoding cytohesin-1a isoform X4, which produces MQRNKQVAMGRKKFNMDPKKGIQFLIENDLLKNTSDDIAQFLYKGEGLNKTAIGDYLGERDDFNIKVLQAFVELHEFTDLNLVQALRQFLWSFRLPGEAQKIDRMMETFAQRYCHCNPGVFQSTDTCYILSFAIIMLNTSLHNPNVKDKPTVERFISMNRGINDGGDLPEDLLRNLYESIKNEPFKIPEDDGNDLTHTFFNPDREGWLLKLGGGRVKTWKRRWFILTDNCLYYFEYTTDKEPRGIIPLENLSIKEVEDKKPNCFELFIPDSKDQVIKACKTEADGRVVEGNHTFYRISAPTAEEKEDWMKSIKAAISRDPFYEMLAARKKKVSSMKRH; this is translated from the exons atgCAGAGGAATAAACAGGTGGCCATGGGCCGTAAGAAGTTTAACATGGACCCCAAAAAG GGGATCCAGTTTCTGATTGAGAATGACTTACTGAAGAATACCAGCGACGACATTGCTCAGTTCCTCTACAAAGGAGAGGGCCTCAACAAAACAGCCATCGGCGATTATCTCGGAGAGAG AGATGATTTCAATATCAAAGTACTCCAAGCCTTTGTGGAGCTTCATGAGTTCACAGACCTCAACCTGGTTCAGGCGTTAAG ACAGTTCCTATGGAGCTTTCGGTTGCCGGGAGAAGCCCAGAAGATCGACCGCATGATGGAAACCTTTGCTCAGCGCTACTGCCATTGCAACCCTGGTGTTTTCCAGTCTACAG acaCATGCTACATTCTGTCATTCGCCATCATCATGCTAAACACCAGCCTCCACAATCCAAATGTAAAGGACAAGCCGACCGTGGAACGGTTTATCTCCATGAACAGAGGCATAAACGATGGAGGTGACTTGCCTGAAGATCTGCTCAGG AATTTGTATGAGAGCATCAAGAACGAGCCTTTCAAAATACCAGAAGACGACGGCAATgacctcacacacactttcttcaACCCGGACAGAGAGGGCTGGCTGCTAAAACTGGG AGGGGGACGAGTTAAAACTTGGAAGAGGAGGTGGTTCATTCTCACAGACAACTGTCTGTACTACTTCGAGTACACCACA GACAAAGAGCCAAGAGGAATCATCCCACTGGAGAACCTGAGTATCAAGGAGGTGGAGGACAAGAAGCCT aactgctttgagcTTTTCATACCTGACAGCAAGGACCAGGTGATAAAGGCATGCAAAACTGAGGCTGACGGACGGGTCGTGGAGGGCAACCACACCTTCTACCGCATCTCAGCCCCCACAGCTGAGGAGAAAGAAGATTGGATGAAAAGCATCAA AGCTGCCATCAGCAGGGACCCCTTTTACGAGATGCTGGCAGCCAGGAAGAAGAAGGTGTCATCCATGAAGAGACATTAG